One Sphingopyxis macrogoltabida genomic region harbors:
- the lipB gene encoding lipoyl(octanoyl) transferase LipB: MTPPPPPEWIVSPGHTDYETALADMETRAAAIHAGEAGERIWLLEHPPLYTAGTSADPAELLDPRFPVYDAGRGGRYTYHGPGQRVGYVQLDLSRRGRDVRAYVSALEGWVIDTLALLGVESRRAEGRIGIWTDDPHGREAKIGAIGVRVKRWVTMHGFSLNVAPDLSHFGGIVPCGIAEFPVTSLAALGKQTSFADVDAALAASLPAFLDKLRPKD; the protein is encoded by the coding sequence ATGACGCCGCCCCCGCCCCCCGAATGGATCGTCTCGCCCGGCCATACCGATTACGAAACCGCGCTCGCCGACATGGAAACGCGCGCCGCGGCGATCCATGCGGGCGAAGCGGGCGAGCGTATCTGGCTGCTTGAGCATCCGCCGCTCTATACCGCCGGGACCAGCGCCGATCCCGCCGAACTGCTCGACCCGCGATTTCCGGTCTATGATGCCGGCCGCGGCGGACGTTACACCTATCACGGACCGGGACAGCGCGTCGGCTATGTCCAGCTCGACCTCAGCCGGCGCGGGCGCGACGTGCGCGCCTATGTGTCGGCGCTCGAAGGCTGGGTGATCGACACGCTCGCCTTGCTGGGGGTCGAATCCCGCCGCGCCGAGGGCCGGATCGGCATCTGGACCGACGACCCGCACGGCCGCGAGGCAAAGATCGGCGCGATCGGCGTGCGCGTGAAACGCTGGGTGACGATGCACGGCTTTTCGCTCAACGTGGCGCCCGACCTGTCGCATTTCGGCGGCATCGTGCCGTGCGGCATCGCCGAGTTTCCCGTCACCAGCCTCGCCGCGCTCGGCAAACAGACGTCGTTCGCCGACGTCGATGCGGCGCTGGCGGCAAGCCTGCCCGCCTTTCTCGACAAGCTTCGGCCAAAAGATTAG